CAAAAAACGAGATGCTGCAGATGATGCTGCTCAGGTACTCTAACGCGATCAACTCGAATGTCCCGGACGAGGAGTTCCTCAACAACGAGATCGTCACCGTCCGGAGCGCGTACCGCGGTCAGTACGAACAGGGGTTCGAGCTCCTTACAAAGTGGGGGGATGCATATGTCGCCATGCTCCTTGCGGGTACCGTGATTGCCGTCACGATAATGATCTCGGTTGCGATCTATTCCCCGGCGGGCATGGAGGGGACCCTGAATATGTCCTACGGGATCATCTTCCTGATCTGCATGGGCGGGATCGTCCTGATGTACCAGTCCGTGCCCGAAGACCCAAAGACCCATCGCCTCCCTGAACGCTCGTCAAAAGAACAGAACACCATCCACGCGCTCGAAAAGATCATCGTGCCTGTTACCATCATTCTTGCCCTGCTTCTCTGGTTCCTGGGAGTCCCAGCCGGGTTCCTGTTCATCTTTGTCGGCGTGCTTGTGGCGCCGCTGGGCATCATCGGGTTTTTCGACGACCACAACATCACCATGCGTGACAATGATTTTACCACCTTTATCAGGACGCTGGGGGCAGTCACCGGAGGCAAGGCGACGACAGCCGTGTACGCGCTGCGGGCGATCGACCCCAAGTCGTTTTTGGCACTCGAACCGCTAATCAAATCGGTGTATTCCAAGATGAACCTCGGGCTTGACGAACGGCAGATATGGGACCGGTTCGTCGGCGAATCCGGCAGCGACCTGATCCATAAATACCTCAACATCTACCTTGACACGATCCGGCTTGGCGGCCCTGCCGAACCAATCGGCAAGATCGTCGGTTCATCGATGCACGACCAGGTGCTGCTCAGGGAGAAAAAGGACATGCTCTCCCGGAGTTTTTTCCTTATGCTGCTGCCGATGCATATCGTAATGGCGGGAATATTTATTGCCCTCTTCCGGATCATGGTGGTGCTGACGAGCTCTGTCGGGTCCATGATGACCCATTTCCAGGCAGCAGGCGCCACCGGCGGGGCGGCTGCCTCAGGCGCGTCCATGAACTCTGCCATCTCCGGTTCGCTCAACATGTTCACCAACTTCCCGGAACCAGTCATGTATGCCTATGTCGCAATCATCCTCACCATCACAACGGCGGCAAATATTATCGTGGCAAAGATCGTGGGGGGCGGCGACCGGTATATGTATTATTTCTACACAACGATATTCTGCATAATGACCGGGCTGATGTTTTTGATCGTGCCGATGGTCGTAGGGATCTTCTTCAACCCGGAAGCACTGACAAATATGGCAGGACCGGGCATATGAACAAAGAGGGGAGGGGGACACGATGAATGATACACTCCGCCACATGCTCATCTTCGTTGTCATTACGGGCACGGGGACGGCATTGATCTTTCTTAACCTCCCCCTGCTCTTTATCCTTGCACTTGAAGCAATTGTCGGATTTTTACTCCTCGTACTGCTCAGCCCGGGTTTTGGGGCGGAACTGAGGTCGTCAGTCCCGGACATGCTGAAGATCTCATTTATCCGCAGGGACAGAGGAAAAAGACCCCTGTTTAAGATTACCGATCAAAAAAGGACCGGGCAGAAAAAACCCGAGCCTCCCTTTGTCATTGAACGGGAAGAAAAAACACCCTTTTCGGTACGCCCGCTGGTTTCTTCCTTCAGGGATCTCTTCTCCCGGATGACAACAAGGAAAAAATCCGTATCAAAAACTCCGGATGAGACCGGCCGTATTCCTGATGCAAAAGCCGGAGAGAATGCGGACATATCAGCTCTTGCGCTTGCAGGTGAACTGTCTGAAGGACCGGGATCGCTGCCGGGCAGGGGGGGCGGCGCGACTGCGCGTGGCAGGGATGCCGCACCTGTCGAAGACCCGTTCCTCTCGCTCTCAAGCGATGAACTTGAGACCGGACTCCTTGACACCTTTGAAGAGCCGGAGCAAAAAGAGGAGCCGGCAACCATACCGGAGAGCCCGGTCCCCCTGCCGGAATCCCATCCAATCATGGATGCGATGTCCGGCCTTTCCATCGGGGAGTCGGATATCCCCCTGCCCCCGCAGGAGGTGCCCATGGAGCATGGGGAGAACACAAACGCAAAGGAGCCCGAAGCTGATGATTATTACGGGTTTGAGGGCACGGAAACCATCGACCAGAATTTTGGCGACTTTGATGATGCCGGGACGGGCCATATGGAGCCCGATGAAGATATTGCCCGCGAGGGTACAGGACCCGGAACGCAGGTGCAGCCCGCACCGCTGGAACCCATCGAGCAGGTACCGGAAACGCCCGGACCGGTTCCGGCACCCGGACCCGGCAGCCCTGCCATCCAATCCGCTGCGGCAACTCCTTCGTCAGACAAGACTTCTGCCCAGCAGACTGATATGGCAATATTCACCGCACCCGTATCTGCCGATGACGAGATGGTCCGTTCACTGGCATCCGATGTCAAGACTGCCAAAAAGACCAGGGACGCAGGCCTCTTGAGGGAACTCAAAGGTTTCAATGCGCCGGCAGAGGATATCGAGGGCGAACTCAACGAGATATTTTCAGAACTGAATGCAGCCGCCGATAAAAAGACAAAAATTAAACCGTGATAACCGGCAACGGTTGACCGAATAATAAAAAGTACTGAAAATAACGGGTTTTCTAAAAATTTTCCCTGTTTTCCCGGTAACGGTTCAGCGCAACGGTTCCTTGTTTTTCAGAACCTCGATGCAGTATTTCTCCAGCGAGTCGAGGATCGCCTTCTTTGCCATCTTATGGCGTACCTCATCCTCAAGGAAAAAGTCTTTTGCGAGATACCGGAGCGTCGTCACGTAGTACTCAAGGTATGGAAAATTCTTTTCAATAGCCGCCAGTCGCCCGAATGCCTCTTTGTTGTCCTTGTTCAACAAATCAAATGCAAAATCAAAGAGCTCGATCGTGTGTGCCGGCATTCCCTTCGTGATTGCAAGCTTGCGGAAGCTGTGGTAGGTGATCTTCTTTGTCGTCAGAAGTGAGAGCTTGAGCCCGAGGAAGATGGGTTCAAGGTTATCCGGGTACTGCTTGATCAGCTGGTTGACAACTCCTGCCGCACCACCGGCGTCCTTACCCTCGAGCTTGAAATAGTACATCTCGCGCAGGAAGTTGATGTCATTGTAGAACTGCTCGGAGCCGATCTCAAGTAGCCTTTTCTTCATCTCGGAATTGCTCGAGATCTTTGCCTTTTCGAGCCCGACGGTGACAAACCATGCTTCGCTCGGGAACCATTCAAGCGACAAAAAGATCATCTGCCAGAATATTTTATCAAGAAATGCAGTGTCTTCAAGTTCCAGCTGCGGGAGTTTCTGCAACGGAGGTTTTTTCCGTGACAATTCGAGCATCTTTTCCCGTGCAAGGAGCTCCATTTCCCCGGGCCGGGATTTTTTCTCCCGTTCCTCCGGGGTAAATTCGCGCAGCGAAAGCGTGTAAAAGCAGTGGGCGACAGCGGCACCCAGCATTACATCGAGGTTCCAGTAATTGCGCAGGTATTCAAGGGCATGGGCTTCATCGCCGATCTTTAACAGTTTGAGGCCGACGACGATATTGATACCCATATCAGCGTCCTTGCGCTTTTTGAGGCGCAAAGCGTTGAGAATTACTTTCTTGACATATTCAAAGTCATTGGTATTGCTGCTCACATCGAGCACTTTGAACGTGATCCCATCGATAAAATCATCGTACAAATCATCGGAGATGTTCGGGAACGAATTTTCAAGTGCAGAGACAACATATCCAAAAAAAACGGGGAGGTTGGCATCTACTTTTATGGTGTTCTTCTCGATATACCCGTAAAAATCCTTTTTCAGGAGAGCCAGTTTGTTGTAGATGAGCGCGTCTGAAAGTACCTCTCCTTTCACCATATATCCAAGAATACGTGCGTATATGTAATTAAAATAACCACTTGAGTATTTTTAGCTCTCTTCAGCGGTATAGTAATAATACTCCCCGCTTGCCTTCTGTTCCCGGTCAAGGAACGAATCGGGTTTGTTGATACGGGGCCTGCCGCTCTGGTCCCGCCGGAAGGTCACTTCAAGTTCCTGCAGGAACCGGTTCATGCCCACACGCATGTCAAAAGGCCCGTACGCGGCACCCGTCCTCCCGGGTTCGCCGTCAAAGACAAGGATGCGTTCGCTGATCATGTCGATCAGGTAGATGTCGTGGTCGAT
Above is a genomic segment from Methanoregula sp. containing:
- the flaJ gene encoding archaellar assembly protein FlaJ, giving the protein MFENFKGRLRAMQGGSSLPFESQVAAFKERIAQAAENRKMGANLLFMTTYMASLALANASRPEIFANTSERSEYITSPYIARVDNYVKKWNYSYAESLSFVAERTKNEMLQMMLLRYSNAINSNVPDEEFLNNEIVTVRSAYRGQYEQGFELLTKWGDAYVAMLLAGTVIAVTIMISVAIYSPAGMEGTLNMSYGIIFLICMGGIVLMYQSVPEDPKTHRLPERSSKEQNTIHALEKIIVPVTIILALLLWFLGVPAGFLFIFVGVLVAPLGIIGFFDDHNITMRDNDFTTFIRTLGAVTGGKATTAVYALRAIDPKSFLALEPLIKSVYSKMNLGLDERQIWDRFVGESGSDLIHKYLNIYLDTIRLGGPAEPIGKIVGSSMHDQVLLREKKDMLSRSFFLMLLPMHIVMAGIFIALFRIMVVLTSSVGSMMTHFQAAGATGGAAASGASMNSAISGSLNMFTNFPEPVMYAYVAIILTITTAANIIVAKIVGGGDRYMYYFYTTIFCIMTGLMFLIVPMVVGIFFNPEALTNMAGPGI